ATAATTGAGTGCAGAAAACCTCCAACCCAGGACACCACCAGCAGCGCAACACACATCCTTTGCCTCATGATCACCAAATAATGCAAGGGCTTACatatggccacatagcggtcataggccatcaccaACAGAAGAAAGACTTCAGATCCACCGAAAAGGTGCTCTATAAAGAGCTGAGCCATACAAAATTTGAAAGATATGATATTTTCCCCAAAGAACAGATCAGAAATCAATTTTGGGGTAATGGCTGAAGAATAAATGGCGTCCATGAATGATAAGCTAGCAAGAAAAAAGTACATGGGTGAGTTTAAAGTCTTACTGACAGTGACGGTCACAACAATGAGCAGGTTGCCCACCATGGTCAAAATGTAAAAGAGCAAGAACATAAAAGAAAGGACTTTCTGCTCCTTTGGTTTCTGTGTGAGGCTCAAAAGGACAAAGTGAGTCACATTGTTCCTTGATCCCATCTATTCTTTTATAGGTACTGATTTCACATATTAGAAATAGTTTACCtataaaacaaggaaaaatattttaaactattataaGCTAAATATGGCTTCtcatgtagctcagtggtaaagaatctgccagccaatgcagagatgcaggttaaatccctctgtcaggaagatccctggaaaaggaaacagcaacccactccagtattcttgcctgggaattcccatgcaGAGAAGCCAGGTGAGCTACAgagcatgggatcacaaaagagttggacacaacttactgactaagCAACAAGAACAAAGCTTGATATTGTCTTTGTTCATTCAGTCAAAAGTGAatggacctactctatagcacagagaactctgcttgatattatgtaacaaccaaaatgggaaaagaatttgaaaaataataaatgcatgtaTAAATACAAGTAAATCAcattgttgtacacttgaaactaatacaacgttgttaattaactatactccaaaataaaataagaggttTTTTAAAGATGCCTGTGGAGCAGCTCTTTGTATCAAACATCCTATCACAGAAATTAGGATTACCATATTGAATAAGATTGTTTCCATACTCTCAGTGATTTAATACATGAA
Above is a genomic segment from Cervus canadensis isolate Bull #8, Minnesota chromosome 31, ASM1932006v1, whole genome shotgun sequence containing:
- the LOC122432527 gene encoding olfactory receptor 4A47-like — translated: MGSRNNVTHFVLLSLTQKPKEQKVLSFMFLLFYILTMVGNLLIVVTVTVSKTLNSPMYFFLASLSFMDAIYSSAITPKLISDLFFGENIISFKFCMAQLFIEHLFGGSEVFLLLVMAYDRYVAICKPLHYLVIMRQRMCVALLVVSWVGGFLHSIIQLGTVYGLPFCGPNVIDHFLCDMFPLLELVCTDTYVIGVLVVANGGLICTIVFLLLLVSYGVILHSLKNLSQEGKRKALQTCGSHITVVVCFFVPCIFMYARPAKTFPIDKSLSVFYTVITPMLNPLIYTLRNSEMTNAMKKLWRRNIISCSK